A genomic window from Solanum dulcamara chromosome 11, daSolDulc1.2, whole genome shotgun sequence includes:
- the LOC129874096 gene encoding uncharacterized protein At4g37920, whose translation MMTHLYSLETSISATTNLSLFHTPFSPSNAVLPLASPKSLARLLENSKKSTSRTLTRTSSKNPTTKVLASGVSNVAVEGEADVEVAEGYTITQFCDKMIDLFLNEKPKSRDWRKYLVFREEWKKYGDRFYSRCRTRADTEDDSQMKEKLISLARKVRKIDDEMERHTDLLKEIQENPRDLNAIVTKRRKDFTGEFFRHLTLLSETYDSLEDRDAFARLGTRCLSAVSAYDNTLEIVGTLDTAQAKFDDILNSPSVDAACDKIKSLAKSKELDSSLVLLINGAWASAKESSTMRNEVKEIMHRLYKATQSSLRSMAPKEIKLLKYLLNITDPEERFSALATAFSPGHEHDAKDPNAIYTSPKELHKWIKIMLDAYNMNKEETEIREAKQLNQPIVIQRLSILKETVEAEYLEKEANTEKDSKPEETVI comes from the exons ATGATGACCCATCTCTACAGCTTGGAGACATCAATCTCCGCCACCACAAATCTCTCTCTTTTTCACACCCCCTTTTCACCTTCCAATGCAGTGTTACCCTTAGCTTCTCCCAAATCTCTTGCCAGGCTTTTGGAGAATTCCAAAAAGTCAACATCAAGAACGCTAACTAGAACAAGTTCCAAAAACCCCACAACTA AGGTGTTGGCCAGTGGTGTATCCAATGTGGCAGTAGAAGGAGAAGCTGATGTTGAAGTTGCTGAGGGGTATACAATTACTCAGTTTTGTGATAAAATGATTGATTTATTCCTAAATGAAAAACCCAAGTCGAGAGATTGGAGAAAATACTTAGTTTTTAGAGAAGAATGGAAAAAGTACGGGGATAGATTTTACAGTAGGTGTCGAACTCGAGCTGACACAGAAGATGATTCTcaaatgaaggaaaaattaaTTAGCTTGGCTAGAAAAGTTAGGAAG ATTGATGATGAAATGGAAAGGCATACTGACCTTCTCAAAGAGATACAAGAAAATCCAAGGGATTTGAATGCAATTGTTACAAAGAGGCGCAAGGACTTCACTGGTGAATTCTTTCGGCATCTGACTTTGCTTTCAGAAACTTATGACAGCTTAGAGGACCGAGATG CATTTGCCAGACTTGGGACTAGATGCTTGTCTGCAGTCAGTGCTTATGACAACACACTGGAGATTGTGGGAACATTAGATACTGCACAGGCCAAATTTGATGACATCTTGAACTCTCCATCAGTGGATGCAGCATGTGACAAAATTAAAAGTCTTGCCAAGAGTAAAGAACTTGACTCTTCTTTGGTGCTGCTGATAAATGGTGCTTGGGCTTCAGCGAAAGAATCATCTACGATGAGAAATGAG GTGAAGGAGATAATGCATCGTCTATACAAAGCTACACAGAGTAGTCTAAGGAGCATGGCACCAAAAGAAATAAAGCTGCTTAAGTACTTGCTAAACATCACAGATCCTGAAGAGCGATTCTCAGCATTGGCAACAGCTTTCAGCCCTGGTCATGAACACGATGCCAAGGATCCTAATGCTATTTACAC AAGTCCAAAAGAGCTGCACAAGTGGATCAAAATCATGCTTGATGCATACAACATGAATAAAGAAGAGACTGAAATTAGAGAAGCCAAGCAGTTGAATCAACCTATTGTCATTCAGAGACTTTCCATTCTGAAGGAGACAGTTGAAGCAGAATATTTGGAAAAAGAAGCTAATACAGAAAAAGATT